In the Deltaproteobacteria bacterium genome, GGTGAAGAAGCTGATCGTCTTAATCGTATAGTTAATGATTTATTAGATTACGCTCGACCAGTTGTAGTAAAAGTTAGACCTGAATCATTAACTCGAATTCTTGAAGAAGCTGTTACAACTGCATTAGAAACCTCAAATGCTGACATTCGCCTTGAAAGCAATATTGATTCTGATCTACCAGCAATACCAACTGATGCTCGTTTGGTTCGTCAGATGGTGTTAAATATTGCTATGAATGCTGTACAAGCAATGCCACAAGGTGGGGTTCTATCTTTGCGTGCTACCACTCAAAGAGAAAATGCTAAAAATAATGTACGCATTGATATTGGTGATACTGGCACTGGGATTACTAAAGAGGTTATCGAAAAAATCTTCAAACCATTTTTTACTACTAAGTCAACAGGTACAGGTTTAGGATTAGCGATAGTTAAGCGAATTATTGATAATTTATTTGGTGAAATATCTCTTAAAAGTGAACTTGGTGCTGGAACAACATTTACTATAAAGTTACCAATTGAGGAAATTAAACAAACAACAAACAATTAGATGTTCAATCATGAGTATGCCGAACAATATTGAAGTATCAATCTTAGCTTACGAATCGAATGCACCTTCGGTAGCAGGAAGCATTTTGATTGTTGATGATCAAAAAAACATGCGCACCACTACCGGCCTAATTTTACGCCAAGCCGGCTATAGAGTAGCTGAAGCAGAAGATGGCCATGTAGCGTTAAGTAGGCTTGCTAGCGAAACTTACGATGTATTGCTGACAGATCTACGTATGGAAGGTTTTGATGGTTTAGAGTTGTTACGTAGTGCAATAGAAATGACTCCTAATACTCAAGTTATTGTCATGACTGCTTATGGCACTATCGAATCAGCAGTAGAAGCTATTCGTCGCGGTGCTTTTGATTATCTTGCCAAACCATTTAAAGAAGATGAATTATTATTAAGAGTTGAGAAAGCCTTAGCACAACGTCAATTGCTGCGTGAGATGAGTGTGCTCACCAGTGAATTTCGTGAACGTTATGGTTTAGAAAATCTCATAGGTCGTTCACAATCTTTGCGTGAATTATTGACCTTGGTGGTACGAGTCGCTCCAACGGATGCTACCGTGCTTATCACAGGAGAATCAGGTACAGGCAAAGAACTAGTAGCCCGTGCAATCCATACCTCAAGTGGACGTGCGCAAAAATCATTTGTACCGGTCAATTGTGCCGCAATTACTGAGACCTTGCTTGAGTCTGAACTTTTTGGACACGCCAAGGGAGCATTTACCGGTGCTATTCGAGCGCGGCGAGGATTATTTGAAGAAGCTGACGGTGGTACTTTATTTATTGATGAAATTGGCGAAACTACACCTGGTTTTCAGGCTAAACTCTTGAGAGTTTTGCAAGATGGAGAAATACGTAGGGTTGGAGAGTCACAAGCTGTTCGAGTTGATGTACGAGTAATAGCAGCGACAAATCAAGATTTGCGTAAAGCAGTATTTGAAAAAAGATTTCGTGAGGATCTCTTTTATCGGCTTAACGTTGTACCATTACGTGTGCCAACATTGCGTGAACGTAGTGAAGATATTCCACTGTTAGCAGCACATTTTCTCGCAAATTTTAATAAAAGAAGTAATGATCAGAAAAAATTTACTCCAACAGCTATTGCTAAGATGTTAGAATACTCTTGGCCGGGAAATGTGCGTGAACTTGAAAATATGGTCGAACAAGCTGCCGCATTA is a window encoding:
- a CDS encoding sigma-54-dependent Fis family transcriptional regulator, with amino-acid sequence MPNNIEVSILAYESNAPSVAGSILIVDDQKNMRTTTGLILRQAGYRVAEAEDGHVALSRLASETYDVLLTDLRMEGFDGLELLRSAIEMTPNTQVIVMTAYGTIESAVEAIRRGAFDYLAKPFKEDELLLRVEKALAQRQLLREMSVLTSEFRERYGLENLIGRSQSLRELLTLVVRVAPTDATVLITGESGTGKELVARAIHTSSGRAQKSFVPVNCAAITETLLESELFGHAKGAFTGAIRARRGLFEEADGGTLFIDEIGETTPGFQAKLLRVLQDGEIRRVGESQAVRVDVRVIAATNQDLRKAVFEKRFREDLFYRLNVVPLRVPTLRERSEDIPLLAAHFLANFNKRSNDQKKFTPTAIAKMLEYSWPGNVRELENMVEQAAALSATSAIAPKDIRFETTRPTINPSHTLADVVEIAERRAIAAAIVRHDGNLERVARDLGISATTLWRKLKRYNLQATNI